The Pyrus communis chromosome 2, drPyrComm1.1, whole genome shotgun sequence genome includes a window with the following:
- the LOC137725449 gene encoding tRNA(His) guanylyltransferase 1-like, with amino-acid sequence MANSKYEYVKSYEVEDEVFLPNLIVVRIDGRDFQRFSEVHEFEKPNDEVALNLMNSCAISVSETFPDVVFSYGFSDEYSFVFKKTSKFYQRRASKVGTIIVSFFTSAYVTKWREFFPHKELMYPPSFHARVIRCASEEVLQSYLLWRQNNCHTNNLHNTCLWELIKSGMTKSEALDLLKDSSKEEKNDLLYRKCDINYQKLHSMFRQGSCILKVEVFEVVKHNENGSPVKRLRRKSSIVHLKNIAERRFWNKHAHLQKELGCFTKDIGKVEPDYIRSFQREDKLIPSTWVVIRIDGCHFHRFSEVHEFVKPNDEQAINLMNSCAVAVLKEFQDLVFSYGVSDEYSFVLKKDSQFYQRQASEMVSVIVSFFTSMYVMKWKDFFPQKELKYPPYFDGRAVCYPSYEILRDYLSWRQVDCHINNQYNTCFWELVKSGKRKSEAQLVLKGTQTGDKEKLLNQFGIEYNKLPVMFRHGSSAFWDKEDTTRIHENEECNGNSGKRVIVEHCNIIEPTFWDAHPTILSG; translated from the exons ATGGCAAACAGTAAATACGAGTATGTCAAGTCGTATGAAGTTGAAGACGAGGTTTTCCTGCCCAATTTGATCGTTGTTCGGATTGATGGTCGTGATTTTCAAAG GTTTTCTGAAGTTCATGAATTTGAGAAACCAAATGATGAGGTAGCTCTgaatttgatgaattcatgCGCAATTTCTGTGTCAGAGACATTTCCAGACGTAGTGTTTTCATATGGCTTCAGTGATGAATACAG CTTTGTCTTCAAGAAGACGTCCAAATTCTACCAAAGGCGTGCCAG CAAAGTAGGGACCATTATCGTATCTTTCTTCACCTCTGCATATGTCACAAAATGGAGAGAATTCTTCCCTCATAAGGAGTTAATGTACCCCCCTTCATTTCATGCACGTGTTATACGCTGTGCATCAGAAGAAGTCCTTCAGTCATATCTTTTGTGGAGACAAAACAATT GTCATACAAATAACCTGCATAACACTTGCCTATGGGAGCTAATTAAATCTGGAATGACCAAAAGCGAAGCACTGGACTTACTAAAG GACAGCagcaaggaagaaaaaaatgacCTTCTTTACAGAAAGTGTGATATCAACTATCAAAAATTGCATTCAATGTTTCGACAAGGATCCTGCATTTTGAAAGTAGAG GTGTTTGAAGTTGTGAAGCACAATGAAAATGGTTCTCCTGTCAAGAGACTTAGGAGAAAGTCAAGCATAGTCCATTTGAAGAATATAGCTGAGAGAAGGTTTTGGAACAAGCACGCACATCTTCAGAAGGAACTTGGTTGTTTTACAAAGGATATTGGAAAAGTTGAACCTGATTATATTAGGTCCTTCCAGCGTGAAGACAAACTGATCCCATCAACATGGGTTGTAATTAGGATCGATGGTTGCCATTTTCACAG GTTTTCTGAAGTTCATGAATTTGTGAAGCCGAATGATGAGCAAGCTATCAACCTTATGAATTCATGTGCAGTGGCTGTTCTAAAAGAGTTCCAAGACTTGGTTTTCTCATATGGAGTCAGTGACGAATACAG CTTTGTTTTGAAGAAGGATTCTCAATTCTATCAGAGGCAAGCAAG TGAGATGGTATCTGTTATTGTGTCATTCTTCACTTCCATGTACGTGATGAAATGGAAAGATTTCTTCCCACAAAAAGAGTTGAAGTACCCTCCGTATTTTGATGGGCGTGCTGTCTGCTATCCTTCATATGAAATTCTTCGAGATTATCTATCCTGGAGACAAGTCGATT GCCACATTAACAACCAATACAATACTTGTTTCTGGGAGCTTGTTAAGtccggaaaaagaaaaagtgaagCTCAGCTCGTCCTGAAG GGTACTCAAACAGGAGACAAAGAGAAATTGCTTAACCAATTTGGTATCGAGTACAACAAATTACCAGTCATGTTCCGCCATGGATCTTCTGCTTTCTGGGACAAG GAAGACACCACAAGGATACACGAGAACGAAGAATGTAATGGGAATTCTGGGAAAAGAGTTATTGTAGAACATTGTAATATTATTGAGCCAACCTTTTGGGATGCACACCCAACAATTCTTTCTGGGTGA
- the LOC137725450 gene encoding prohibitin-1, mitochondrial: protein MNFNNVKVPKVPGGGAVSALLKVGIIGGLGLYGAANSLYNVEGGHRAIVFNRIIGVKDKVYPEGTHLIIPWFERPVIYDVRARPHLVESTSGSRDLQMVKIGLRVLTRPLPDQLPTVYRTLGENYNERVLPSIVHETLKAVVAQYNASQLITQRETVSREIRKILTERAANFNIALDDVSITTLTFGKEFTAAIEAKQVAAQEAERAKFVVDKAEQDKKSAIIRAEGEATSAKLIGEAIANNPAFITLRKIEAAREIAHTISNSANKVFLNSDDLLLNLQEMNLDINKK, encoded by the exons ATGAATTTCAACAACGTTAAGGTTCCGAAAGTTCCCGGTGGTGGTGCAGTTTCTGCTTTGCTTAAGGTTGGCATAATTGGTGGGCTTGGCTTGTATGGAGCTGCCAACAGTCTGTACAATGTCGAGGGAGGGCATCGAGCCATTGTGTTCAACCGGATAATCGGTGTCAAGGACAAG GTCTATCCAGAGGGTACACACCTTATCATTCCATGGTTTGAGAGGCCAGTCATTTATGATGTCCGTGCACGACCTCATCTAGTGGAGAGCACTTCTGGGAGCCGTGATCTCCAAATG GTGAAAATTGGGCTTCGAGTGCTTACTCGACCTCTACCAGACCAACTGCCTACAGTTTATAGGACTCTTGGTGAGAATTACAATGAGAGAGTCCTTCCTTCCATTGTTCATGAAACTTTGAAAGCTGTTGTTGCACAGTATAATGCTAGTCAGCTCATTACTCAGAGAGAG acTGTTAGTAGGGAAATACGGAAGATTTTGACTGAAAGGGCTGCCAATTTCAACATTGCGCTGGATGATGTCTCAATTACCACTCTCACTTTTGGGAAGGAGTTCACGGCTGCAATTGAGGCCAAACAAGTGGCTGCACAGGAAGCCGAGAGAGCTAAGTTTGTTGTGGACAAGGCTGAACAAGACAAGAAGAGTGCTATCATCAGAGCAGAG GGAGAGGCGACAAGTGCCAAGCTGATTGGTGAAGCTATTGCAAACAATCCGGCATTTATAACACTGAGGAAGATTGAGGCTGCAAGAGAGATTGCACATACAATCTCAAATTCCGCAAACAAAGTTTTCTTGAACTCAGACGATCTGTTGTTGAACCTACAGGAGATGAATTTGGATATCAACAAGAAGTAG